Genomic window (Balnearium lithotrophicum):
ATAAACATGGAAATGTTGTTCATTTGGGGGAAAGGGACTGTTCTCTTCAGAGAAGACACCAGAAGGTTTTAGAAATTGCCCCTTCACCCGTTTTAACGAGAAGGCAAAGAGAAAAGTTAGGTAAAGTCTGCGTCGAAGCAGCTAAAAAAATAGGTTACTACGGTGTTGGAACGTGGGAATTTTTAATGGATAAGTATGGAAACTTTTACTTTATGGAGGTGAACCCAAGGCTTCAAGTGGAGCATACGATAACTGAGGAAGTTACTGGAATAGACATTGTACAGGAGCAGATTAGAATTGCTGCCGGAATGGGACTCTCCTTTTCTCAGAGAAATGTCCAAATATACGGCTTTGCCTTTCAGTTTAGAATAAATGCTGAGGACCCAAAGAGGGATTTTGTTCCCGTTCCAGGGACGATTACTGCCTACTACTCACCTGGTGGTATCGGAGTAAGAATAGATGGTGTTGTCTACAAAGGATATACGATTCCTCCTTACTACGATTCAATGGTTGCAAAGTTAATAGTTTGGGGAAGAAGCTGGGATGAAACTATCAGGCGCTCAAAGAGAGCTCTAGGCGAATTTGTTATAAGGGGCGTTCCAACGACAATTCCCTTCTTTAAAAAAATTATAAACGACCCTGAATTTGTTAAAGCCCAGTTTGATACTTCATTTATAGATAGGAAGATAAAGGAATTTACGTTCATAAA
Coding sequences:
- the accC gene encoding acetyl-CoA carboxylase biotin carboxylase subunit, whose amino-acid sequence is MFKKVLIANRGEVATRIIRACKELGIKTVAIYSEADVNSLHVKKADEAFLIHGDPIKAYLNYYKIVDIAKRAGADAIHPGYGFLSERADFAEYARKHGIEFIGPSVEHLKIFGSKIESKRLMKELGVPVAEGSEEPIFDVEKAKEIAEKIGYPVMIKAAHGGGGRGLRVARNEKELISQFQIAVKEAEAAFGKGEVFIEKFIENPRHIEIQIVADKHGNVVHLGERDCSLQRRHQKVLEIAPSPVLTRRQREKLGKVCVEAAKKIGYYGVGTWEFLMDKYGNFYFMEVNPRLQVEHTITEEVTGIDIVQEQIRIAAGMGLSFSQRNVQIYGFAFQFRINAEDPKRDFVPVPGTITAYYSPGGIGVRIDGVVYKGYTIPPYYDSMVAKLIVWGRSWDETIRRSKRALGEFVIRGVPTTIPFFKKIINDPEFVKAQFDTSFIDRKIKEFTFIKETDPEVLALAISAAIAAHHGL